The following proteins are co-located in the bacterium genome:
- a CDS encoding LptF/LptG family permease has product MKTLQRYIAKELFFPFIMGVTIFTFILIMDKIFTLSDLIVKYGVSVFTVLKLLIFILPATFAITVPMACLVAVMVVFSRLNADNEITAMKASGISPLPMLRSIILIASLLTIGMILFNNTVLPNANLAYRNLYFDIVRQRAAIVIREHVFVEDFDGYVFRVDSKNPITGELKGVMVLVRGQKPNDPVRTIVAKRGQLISDSENRRVMLKLEQGYMQIAPKKDPDMFSRINFNTTFLDLDIKRELFNQKKEIKRGAREMSMHDIQLQIKKNQAEGKDINLLRVEYQKKMSIPFACLAFVLIGAPAGILAPRSGRYFSYFIAVMLIFLYYIFISLGETFGADGRMHPFLSMWLPNIILTGAGLYGLAWVIREHPPSPFKRLRRVSRL; this is encoded by the coding sequence ATGAAGACCTTACAGCGCTATATTGCCAAAGAATTGTTTTTCCCCTTTATCATGGGTGTGACAATTTTCACATTTATTCTCATTATGGATAAAATTTTTACGCTCTCGGATCTAATTGTGAAATACGGCGTATCCGTTTTCACCGTCCTTAAATTATTGATTTTCATACTCCCGGCTACCTTCGCGATCACAGTTCCCATGGCATGTTTGGTCGCCGTCATGGTCGTTTTTTCACGCTTAAACGCCGACAATGAGATCACCGCCATGAAAGCATCCGGCATCTCACCCCTCCCCATGCTGCGCTCAATTATTTTAATCGCATCCTTGCTCACCATTGGCATGATTCTATTTAATAATACCGTCTTGCCCAATGCCAACTTAGCCTATCGCAATCTTTACTTTGATATTGTTCGGCAGCGTGCGGCCATTGTTATCCGCGAACATGTCTTCGTTGAAGATTTTGACGGCTATGTCTTTCGGGTGGACAGCAAAAATCCCATTACCGGCGAGTTAAAAGGTGTCATGGTTTTGGTACGCGGTCAAAAACCGAACGACCCGGTCCGTACCATCGTGGCCAAACGCGGACAGCTCATCAGCGATTCGGAAAACCGGCGGGTCATGCTCAAATTGGAACAGGGTTATATGCAGATCGCCCCTAAAAAAGACCCGGACATGTTTTCCCGGATTAATTTCAACACGACCTTTTTAGACCTGGATATCAAGCGCGAATTATTCAACCAAAAAAAGGAAATCAAGCGGGGTGCACGGGAAATGTCAATGCATGACATTCAACTTCAAATCAAAAAAAATCAGGCAGAAGGCAAAGATATCAACCTGCTCCGGGTGGAATACCAAAAAAAAATGTCCATCCCCTTTGCCTGTCTGGCATTCGTACTCATCGGTGCACCGGCCGGCATTCTTGCCCCGCGTTCAGGACGGTATTTTTCCTACTTCATAGCCGTGATGCTCATTTTTTTGTATTACATTTTTATTTCCCTGGGTGAAACATTCGGCGCAGACGGCCGCATGCATCCATTTTTATCCATGTGGCTGCCAAATATCATCTTAACCGGCGCCGGTCTCTACGGACTTGCCTGGGTCATCCGGGAACATCCGCCCTCACCGTTCAAACGCCTCCGAAGAGTTTCCCGATTATGA
- a CDS encoding glycosyltransferase family 39 protein, with protein MTSRMSWIHYYFLALPFKESVLDIYRRLFWILLISLTAFRIFLSSQFELAPDEAYYWTWSRHLDWSYFDQGPMLALVIGFFTKLFGSTQEWQVRMGSVILSFLSSWIFFELIIKLFKSTRAAWYGFLGFQSALLVSVGAVLMMHDSIMLFFWIACLYLFLNAIIHHWEPGWWLGALVLGLGALSKYTMALFVPCLLLFLILSPQQRIWWKKPHLYISGFITLLVVSPILFWNAGNDWASFGHVGDLGGVKKLWAFQLKTVGDYLGGQLAVLSPLLGFFCLASPVIGWKQWRKAFDLSEAFLFTTCFSAPIFIFFLLISVKTQVYANWPAPAYPAAIALLAGWISIHFKKNPLRLRKWILATLIFSFSLTALVYLEAAVGVLPLSGNAANSINRVRGWRPLGKQTALYLEQLRAKSPQGAFLAARRYQMGGILNFYTPGQPQVQLLPLREPANNQYRFWDRSELLKGQNALYVCEDYWEMEHIRKKFEHIESLPIFTASAKGKRIRENHFFFAYNFLPDKKSGAIPPKKETQHP; from the coding sequence ATGACCTCTAGAATGTCCTGGATTCATTATTATTTCCTGGCACTGCCTTTCAAGGAGTCGGTTTTGGACATCTATCGCAGACTTTTCTGGATTCTTTTGATTAGTTTGACTGCCTTTCGCATCTTTTTATCCAGCCAATTTGAACTCGCGCCTGATGAAGCTTATTATTGGACTTGGTCCCGGCATCTTGACTGGTCCTATTTTGATCAAGGCCCCATGTTGGCCCTGGTGATTGGATTTTTTACAAAATTGTTCGGTTCAACCCAAGAATGGCAAGTACGTATGGGTTCAGTCATCCTCTCTTTTTTGTCTTCCTGGATTTTTTTCGAGCTCATCATCAAACTTTTCAAATCCACCCGGGCCGCTTGGTATGGTTTCTTAGGGTTCCAATCTGCATTGCTTGTTTCCGTAGGTGCGGTGTTGATGATGCATGATTCCATTATGCTCTTCTTTTGGATTGCATGTCTTTACTTATTTTTAAACGCAATCATTCACCATTGGGAACCAGGCTGGTGGTTAGGTGCACTTGTTCTGGGCCTGGGCGCACTTTCCAAATACACCATGGCGCTATTCGTACCTTGTTTGCTGCTGTTTCTTATCCTTTCTCCGCAACAACGTATTTGGTGGAAAAAACCGCATCTTTACATAAGCGGATTCATCACACTTCTGGTTGTCTCGCCCATCCTTTTTTGGAATGCCGGCAATGATTGGGCTTCATTTGGTCATGTGGGTGATTTAGGCGGCGTAAAAAAACTCTGGGCTTTTCAGTTGAAAACGGTAGGTGACTATCTGGGCGGACAGTTGGCTGTTTTGAGCCCGCTTCTCGGTTTTTTTTGTTTGGCCTCGCCGGTGATTGGATGGAAACAATGGCGAAAAGCATTTGACTTGAGCGAGGCCTTCTTATTTACCACTTGTTTTTCAGCACCCATCTTCATCTTCTTTTTACTTATCTCCGTGAAGACACAGGTTTACGCCAACTGGCCGGCACCGGCTTATCCCGCCGCCATTGCCCTGCTGGCAGGCTGGATTTCAATTCATTTTAAAAAAAACCCACTGCGTTTACGAAAATGGATTTTAGCAACACTCATTTTTTCATTTAGCCTAACCGCCTTGGTTTATCTCGAAGCTGCGGTTGGCGTACTTCCGCTTTCCGGTAATGCCGCGAACTCGATTAATCGAGTTCGCGGTTGGCGGCCCCTGGGCAAACAAACCGCCCTTTATTTGGAACAACTCCGGGCCAAAAGTCCGCAAGGCGCTTTTCTTGCTGCACGGCGCTATCAGATGGGTGGTATCCTCAATTTTTATACCCCTGGCCAGCCTCAGGTTCAATTACTCCCTTTACGGGAACCCGCCAATAACCAGTACCGTTTCTGGGACCGGAGCGAACTGCTCAAGGGACAAAATGCGCTCTATGTTTGTGAAGACTACTGGGAAATGGAGCACATCCGAAAAAAATTCGAACACATAGAATCACTCCCGATTTTCACAGCTTCAGCAAAAGGAAAAAGAATTCGTGAAAATCATTTCTTCTTCGCGTATAATTTCTTGCCCGATAAAAAAAGCGGGGCGATACCGCCCAAAAAGGAAACGCAACACCCATGA
- the coaD gene encoding pantetheine-phosphate adenylyltransferase, with translation MKTLLIYPGTFDPVTLGHLDLIRRSCEHFSRVIVAVAETTHKKAIFSLEERVEMVRMAAQTLPSAGRVEVESFSGLLVDYMRSNKASVALRGLRAISDFEYEFQLAQMNRKLYPEFEIVFMMPDEKYTYISSSLVKEVASLGGDISAFVPGAVMDYLMEKYSKTKSGG, from the coding sequence ATGAAGACCCTGTTGATTTACCCTGGAACATTTGATCCGGTAACCCTTGGTCATCTTGATTTGATACGGAGATCCTGTGAGCATTTTTCGCGGGTGATCGTTGCGGTGGCGGAGACTACGCACAAAAAAGCGATTTTTTCTTTGGAAGAAAGAGTGGAAATGGTCCGGATGGCCGCACAAACACTGCCTTCAGCCGGGAGGGTGGAGGTGGAATCTTTTTCCGGATTGCTGGTTGACTATATGCGATCCAATAAAGCCAGTGTTGCTTTGCGCGGTTTACGGGCGATTTCTGATTTTGAATATGAATTTCAATTGGCACAGATGAACCGGAAGCTCTACCCGGAATTTGAGATTGTTTTTATGATGCCCGATGAAAAATATACATATATCAGCTCGTCTTTGGTTAAAGAAGTGGCGTCGCTCGGCGGCGATATCAGTGCCTTTGTGCCGGGAGCGGTCATGGATTATTTGATGGAAAAATACAGTAAAACAAAATCAGGAGGCTGA
- a CDS encoding peptide-binding protein codes for MKVVLKVGIVLLLTGIMGVSGCGKKTALEKIPDAGRTHAPAYGDAIVEGTIADPSILNPVLASDSASSDVTGLIFNSLLRYDKDLNLEGELAESWEISSDGTVITFVLKPDIKWHDGHMLTAHDIVFTVKTFLDPKVKTAYRSNFMNIKKYKALDDLIFKVWYKEPFAPSLEKIGGMSILPKHLLKGRNINQTDDFNFRPVGSGPYRFVSWKRAESVMLQANPEYFEGRPYLNRVVYRIIPDMSVQFLELQNGGLDMMGLTPNQYSDEGSKPDFSGKFNRYRYAGNQYTYMGFNLRKAMFRNKKFRQAIALAIDKEALVQGVLEGLGTVSTGPYTPNSWAYNEDVKAVPYDSLRARELFVEAGYRYAKDGKLTRDGKSVTFTLLTNQGNRNREQTATIIQSQLKDVGIEVKIRIIAWSTFLSEFVNKRKFDAVLLGWSLARDPDLYSIWHSSKTGEHEFNFVSYKNAEVDRLIVQGRKTFNRNKRIALYNRVHAIIADELPYVFLYVPDSLPAVHRRILGIVPGAAGIGYNFIKWFVPEGYQKYQK; via the coding sequence ATGAAGGTAGTTTTGAAAGTGGGAATCGTGTTGCTGCTAACCGGTATCATGGGTGTTTCGGGTTGTGGAAAAAAAACGGCTCTGGAAAAAATACCGGATGCCGGGCGGACCCATGCACCGGCTTACGGTGATGCCATCGTTGAAGGGACGATTGCAGATCCTTCCATTCTTAATCCCGTGCTCGCCTCGGATTCAGCCTCGTCCGATGTGACTGGTTTGATATTTAATTCGTTGCTGCGATATGACAAAGATTTGAACCTCGAAGGGGAACTGGCCGAGAGTTGGGAAATTTCTTCTGATGGCACAGTGATCACATTTGTGCTCAAACCGGATATTAAATGGCATGATGGGCACATGCTAACCGCGCATGATATTGTTTTTACGGTCAAAACTTTTCTTGATCCGAAAGTGAAGACAGCCTATCGTTCTAATTTTATGAATATTAAAAAATATAAGGCGTTGGATGACCTGATTTTTAAGGTTTGGTATAAGGAACCTTTTGCGCCCTCCCTGGAAAAAATCGGCGGCATGTCGATTTTACCGAAACATTTATTGAAAGGCCGCAATATTAATCAAACCGATGATTTTAACTTCCGCCCGGTCGGCAGCGGTCCGTACAGATTTGTTTCATGGAAGCGGGCTGAGTCGGTTATGCTGCAGGCCAATCCGGAATATTTTGAAGGCCGGCCGTATCTTAATCGGGTGGTCTACCGGATTATTCCGGATATGTCGGTCCAGTTTTTAGAATTGCAAAACGGCGGATTGGATATGATGGGTCTGACCCCGAATCAGTATTCGGATGAGGGGAGCAAGCCGGATTTTTCCGGGAAATTTAACCGGTACCGTTATGCCGGGAATCAGTATACTTATATGGGTTTTAACTTGAGGAAAGCGATGTTCCGGAACAAAAAATTTCGTCAAGCCATCGCACTGGCGATTGATAAAGAAGCGCTGGTGCAAGGTGTTTTAGAAGGCCTGGGAACAGTATCCACCGGGCCTTATACGCCTAATTCATGGGCATACAATGAAGATGTCAAAGCAGTTCCCTATGATTCACTCAGAGCACGTGAGCTTTTCGTGGAAGCGGGATACCGCTATGCCAAAGACGGCAAGCTTACCCGTGACGGCAAATCGGTTACATTTACCCTGTTGACCAATCAGGGAAACCGTAACCGCGAACAGACTGCGACGATTATTCAATCTCAGTTAAAAGATGTGGGGATTGAGGTCAAAATCCGGATTATTGCCTGGAGCACGTTCCTCTCGGAATTTGTGAATAAGCGAAAGTTTGATGCCGTGCTGCTGGGATGGTCCCTGGCCCGGGACCCGGACCTGTACTCGATATGGCATTCCAGTAAAACCGGTGAACATGAATTTAATTTTGTTTCATATAAAAATGCCGAGGTGGATCGTCTGATTGTTCAGGGACGCAAGACATTCAACCGGAACAAACGAATCGCTCTTTACAACCGTGTTCATGCCATTATTGCGGATGAACTGCCGTACGTTTTTTTATATGTTCCCGACAGCTTGCCGGCTGTGCATCGCAGGATCCTGGGGATTGTGCCGGGCGCAGCCGGGATTGGTTATAATTTTATTAAGTGGTTTGTACCGGAAGGGTATCAGAAATACCAAAAATAA
- a CDS encoding fumarylacetoacetate hydrolase family protein translates to MRFVRIVYKNTTSFAVLEKDHYTLLEGPGTAGALPNSLKIPLQDAQLLAPILPSKIIAIGLNYGNHAKELEMEVPETPVLFMKPLSALADPGAAIQLPGCSRQVDFEGELAIVIGVKGHCIPQEKALEYVMGYTLANDITARDLQKKDGQWTRAKGFDGFCPVGPCIRTGIDPALLEFKTFLNDELRQTGKVSDFIFSIPEIIAFVSEVMTLLPGDVILTGTPPGIGPMQPGDRVRIECDAIGTLENTMTAF, encoded by the coding sequence ATCCGGTTCGTGCGTATTGTGTATAAAAATACAACCTCTTTTGCGGTTTTAGAGAAGGATCACTACACGCTCTTGGAGGGGCCGGGCACTGCGGGTGCTTTGCCGAATTCACTGAAAATTCCGCTGCAGGATGCGCAGCTGCTTGCGCCGATTCTTCCCTCAAAGATTATTGCAATAGGTTTGAATTATGGAAATCATGCCAAAGAACTGGAGATGGAGGTTCCGGAGACGCCGGTCTTGTTTATGAAACCTCTTTCAGCCTTGGCCGATCCCGGTGCTGCAATCCAATTACCCGGTTGCAGCCGTCAGGTGGATTTCGAAGGCGAACTGGCGATCGTCATCGGTGTTAAAGGACACTGTATTCCACAGGAGAAAGCACTGGAATATGTGATGGGTTATACGCTTGCCAATGATATTACCGCGCGGGATTTACAAAAAAAAGACGGGCAATGGACGCGTGCCAAAGGATTTGACGGGTTTTGTCCGGTAGGGCCTTGCATCCGTACCGGGATCGATCCTGCGCTGTTGGAATTCAAAACATTTTTAAATGACGAACTGCGCCAGACCGGGAAAGTCAGTGATTTTATTTTTTCCATTCCTGAAATTATTGCATTTGTTTCGGAAGTCATGACATTGCTGCCCGGTGATGTCATCCTGACCGGAACCCCGCCGGGCATTGGCCCTATGCAGCCGGGTGACCGTGTCCGGATTGAGTGTGATGCCATCGGGACTCTGGAAAATACCATGACAGCTTTTTGA
- a CDS encoding glycosyltransferase family 39 protein — MIRNWIRSFNDDRLAWFWLAAVAGLTSFLRWHGFDAPLHTDICVYAMMGTELLQGGQLYHTLLDNKPPGIYFFYMLAIRIAGDAPLVFNALGLLFILLAQFFIFLILKRMASSLFGLLGAFLWGIVTLSIPIWANHPHTEVFINAFLLLAVWGMVARLQGVRHGLWWTGLGLGLASVMKTNVFFVFLTLFVFFVVLVWQGRRRGEMVPGWKEAVCLIAPPLTIWAGVVGYFLVQGTLPEFFDIVFKSLRAYAGNIFVNQIEFFFVWKKHPPIYQHLFLVTILVTLGWGLGKSLQRRLTRVEAVVLFYLGGCLLMIGSLDGLYILYFQIFLPPLTLLSTLFFYEIRTRARRFFVPAMIGMVLVVGVYGLRYLSKTPEQISIEQYGDVLLADRKLGDYIQSITEPDDRVYQWGMNAHLNYYSCRKSPVGLIQNHLLDFSPDAIQFKIKNKTFDALMKAPPEMIIFAAWIGDFRSNMFYQALWPNYTYFGCYDKYLIFIRKSIAVDPRADPEMFRMITEKSHNTLGTARLLTAAQSRKLFDQGKLITGKESRDFLTLEGKDRFEQTINQGVRLARAGKWHAAMEIWAKAHDIKRLRPESFANLGIYHEYMGSYYLALQNYAAAAQQLDSPWDDYYRSARMRMVHELHLLEDRSPAAPRLKRNLVDAKDQTDYAQLIQAGNQAARKFRWETARKHWEQALQLDDREIAARANLALYYEIHYEFQKALEFYRVLAQQQKNPWETYRQEVESMLETLPKAGDSPTRPLR, encoded by the coding sequence ATGATCAGGAATTGGATTCGCAGTTTTAATGATGACCGTCTGGCCTGGTTCTGGTTGGCGGCTGTCGCAGGATTGACGAGTTTTTTGCGCTGGCATGGATTTGATGCGCCTTTGCACACGGATATCTGTGTGTATGCCATGATGGGTACGGAATTACTTCAAGGCGGTCAGCTTTACCATACTTTGTTGGATAATAAGCCCCCTGGAATTTATTTTTTCTATATGCTTGCCATCCGTATCGCAGGTGACGCCCCCTTGGTGTTCAATGCTCTCGGACTTCTGTTTATCCTGCTGGCACAATTTTTTATTTTCTTGATCCTAAAACGGATGGCTTCTTCGCTGTTTGGATTGCTGGGCGCTTTCCTCTGGGGAATCGTCACCCTCTCGATTCCCATTTGGGCCAATCATCCGCATACCGAGGTCTTCATCAATGCTTTTTTACTCTTGGCTGTCTGGGGCATGGTTGCCCGGTTGCAAGGGGTACGTCACGGATTGTGGTGGACAGGTCTCGGTTTGGGCCTGGCCTCAGTGATGAAGACCAATGTATTTTTTGTTTTCCTGACGCTCTTTGTTTTTTTTGTGGTTCTCGTTTGGCAGGGAAGACGCCGGGGTGAGATGGTACCGGGATGGAAGGAAGCCGTCTGTCTGATTGCGCCGCCTTTGACGATCTGGGCGGGTGTTGTTGGATATTTCTTAGTTCAGGGAACCTTGCCGGAGTTTTTTGATATTGTTTTTAAATCGTTGCGTGCTTATGCAGGGAATATTTTTGTCAATCAGATTGAGTTTTTCTTTGTGTGGAAGAAACATCCGCCGATTTATCAGCATCTGTTTCTGGTAACGATTTTAGTGACATTGGGGTGGGGTCTTGGGAAAAGTCTCCAACGCAGACTCACCCGAGTTGAGGCAGTGGTGCTTTTTTATCTGGGTGGCTGTCTTTTGATGATTGGCAGTTTAGATGGGCTGTATATTCTTTATTTTCAAATTTTCTTGCCGCCGCTGACACTTTTGAGCACATTGTTTTTTTATGAAATACGAACCCGGGCCAGGCGTTTTTTTGTTCCGGCGATGATAGGCATGGTCCTGGTGGTAGGCGTGTATGGTTTGCGCTATTTGAGCAAAACCCCGGAACAAATTTCAATTGAACAATATGGAGACGTTTTATTGGCTGATCGAAAACTCGGGGACTATATTCAAAGTATTACCGAGCCTGATGACAGGGTTTATCAATGGGGCATGAATGCACATCTTAATTATTACAGTTGCCGGAAATCACCCGTAGGATTGATTCAAAATCATCTGCTGGATTTCAGTCCCGATGCCATACAGTTTAAGATAAAAAACAAAACATTTGATGCGTTGATGAAAGCGCCGCCTGAGATGATTATTTTTGCAGCCTGGATTGGTGATTTTCGGTCCAATATGTTTTATCAGGCCCTCTGGCCCAATTACACTTATTTTGGATGTTATGATAAGTATTTGATTTTTATTCGCAAGAGCATTGCGGTTGATCCCCGGGCAGACCCGGAAATGTTCCGGATGATAACGGAGAAAAGCCACAACACACTGGGGACGGCCAGGCTGTTGACTGCGGCCCAAAGCCGAAAGTTATTTGACCAGGGTAAACTCATCACAGGCAAGGAGTCGCGTGATTTTCTGACATTGGAGGGCAAGGACAGGTTTGAACAAACGATTAACCAGGGTGTCCGTTTGGCCCGGGCCGGGAAGTGGCATGCTGCGATGGAAATATGGGCCAAGGCCCATGACATCAAGCGGTTGCGGCCGGAATCTTTTGCCAATCTGGGAATCTATCACGAATATATGGGGAGTTATTACCTGGCATTGCAAAATTATGCAGCAGCAGCACAGCAACTCGATTCGCCCTGGGATGACTATTACCGCTCCGCCCGGATGAGGATGGTGCATGAACTCCATCTGTTGGAAGACCGCAGTCCGGCAGCGCCGCGTCTCAAGCGGAATCTTGTGGATGCCAAAGACCAAACAGACTATGCGCAGCTGATCCAGGCCGGGAACCAAGCTGCCCGGAAATTCAGGTGGGAGACGGCACGCAAACACTGGGAACAGGCACTGCAACTGGATGACCGGGAAATTGCGGCGCGTGCCAATTTGGCGCTTTATTATGAGATTCATTATGAATTTCAAAAGGCGCTGGAATTCTATCGAGTGCTTGCGCAGCAGCAGAAAAATCCCTGGGAAACCTATCGCCAAGAAGTAGAGAGCATGTTGGAAACGCTTCCGAAAGCAGGAGATTCGCCCACCCGCCCCTTGCGTTAA
- a CDS encoding ABC transporter permease, producing MLRFIIRRLLLSIPILIGITIITFGIVHLTPGGFTSVHMDMNPNVSADSIADLQTLYGLDKPIHVQYFQWVGRLARFDFGRSFLDQREVITKIGERLPATLLLSGLAMFVIFLLAIPLGVYSAMHHNSPKDRLITIVTFVGYSIPTFWLALLCMLLFGVVLGWLPISGIRSVNYDLLGFFDRLWDTLSHLILPVFISAFGGLASISRYTRSNMLEVVRQDYIRTARAKGLPLNRVYYIHALKNALLPIITIIGLALPGLIGGSFIFETIFSWPGMGRLAYESALNFDYPVIMGIAVIGAMLTLLGNIIADVLYAGVDPRIRL from the coding sequence ATGCTCAGATTTATTATTCGACGATTATTGCTATCCATTCCTATTCTTATCGGGATTACGATCATTACATTCGGGATTGTCCATCTGACACCTGGCGGCTTTACCTCAGTGCATATGGATATGAATCCCAATGTTTCCGCTGATTCCATTGCTGATCTGCAAACCCTCTACGGCCTGGATAAACCCATCCATGTTCAGTATTTTCAATGGGTCGGTCGTTTGGCACGATTCGATTTCGGACGGTCGTTTTTGGACCAACGTGAGGTGATCACCAAAATCGGGGAAAGATTGCCGGCCACACTGCTGTTGAGCGGCCTTGCCATGTTCGTGATATTTCTTTTAGCCATTCCGCTTGGGGTTTATTCGGCCATGCACCATAACAGCCCAAAAGACCGCTTGATCACGATTGTAACGTTTGTTGGTTATTCCATTCCCACTTTCTGGCTCGCGCTTTTATGTATGCTGCTTTTTGGTGTGGTGCTGGGATGGCTGCCGATTTCCGGTATCCGCTCAGTGAACTACGATCTGCTGGGTTTTTTTGATAGATTATGGGACACCCTGTCTCATTTAATTCTGCCTGTTTTTATTTCCGCATTTGGAGGATTGGCGTCTATTTCCCGCTATACGCGGAGTAATATGTTGGAGGTTGTGCGGCAAGATTATATCCGCACCGCCCGGGCCAAGGGACTGCCATTAAACCGGGTCTATTATATTCATGCCTTGAAAAATGCACTCTTACCGATTATTACCATCATAGGTCTGGCTTTGCCCGGACTTATTGGGGGCAGCTTTATTTTTGAAACAATATTTTCCTGGCCGGGGATGGGTCGCTTGGCGTATGAATCAGCCCTGAATTTTGATTATCCGGTTATCATGGGAATTGCGGTGATCGGTGCCATGTTGACATTATTAGGAAATATCATCGCAGATGTACTGTATGCCGGTGTTGATCCGCGCATACGATTATAA
- a CDS encoding ABC transporter permease, with product MKNTFWKKFLKKRLAVIGAGIVALLVLMSLAAPFLSPYAPDQQDLTMRLKPPSMTHVLGTDEYGRDVFSRMLYGGRISLSVGLVAVGISLLIGVILGAVAGYFGGWVDQLIMRTVDIVLCIPTLFLILMLIVFLGPNLLNIMIIIGLTSWTELSRLVRAEFLSLRQRDYIQAARAIGVRDKRIIFGHILPNALAPVFVSATFGIAGAILLESGLSFLGLGVQPPTPSWGNILTSGKDYITHAWWLTLSPGIAIFLTVLGYNLLGDSLRDILDPRLSGSNHHE from the coding sequence ATGAAAAATACGTTTTGGAAAAAATTTCTAAAAAAACGTCTTGCTGTCATCGGTGCCGGTATCGTGGCACTGTTGGTCCTGATGAGTCTGGCGGCACCGTTTTTATCACCGTATGCGCCTGATCAGCAGGATTTAACCATGCGCCTTAAGCCGCCGAGCATGACGCATGTCCTGGGGACAGATGAATACGGCCGGGATGTCTTCTCACGCATGCTCTATGGAGGTAGAATTTCACTCTCGGTGGGTTTGGTCGCGGTGGGTATTTCACTGCTCATAGGCGTCATCCTGGGGGCTGTGGCAGGCTATTTCGGCGGATGGGTGGACCAACTCATTATGCGAACCGTGGATATTGTGCTGTGTATTCCAACATTATTTTTAATTTTAATGTTGATTGTCTTTTTGGGTCCGAATCTTTTGAATATTATGATTATTATCGGTTTAACCAGTTGGACGGAATTATCCCGGCTTGTCAGAGCAGAGTTTCTCTCATTGCGGCAGCGTGATTATATACAAGCTGCCCGGGCAATTGGTGTTCGGGACAAGCGGATCATCTTTGGGCATATTCTTCCCAATGCTTTGGCGCCGGTTTTTGTTTCCGCCACATTTGGTATTGCAGGTGCTATTTTATTGGAATCAGGCCTGAGTTTTCTCGGGCTGGGTGTACAGCCCCCAACACCCTCCTGGGGGAACATTTTGACCTCCGGGAAAGATTATATCACCCATGCCTGGTGGCTTACCCTGTCACCTGGTATTGCCATTTTTTTAACCGTTCTCGGGTACAACCTTTTGGGAGACAGCCTGCGGGATATTCTTGATCCAAGACTTTCCGGGAGCAATCATCATGAATGA
- a CDS encoding ABC transporter ATP-binding protein yields the protein MNESALLKVKNLKIQFDNPSGAPIEVVRGIDLELKRGKTLGIVGESGSGKSMTVLSILGLVPGTGSVSGSIRYQDRELIGLDDKAFESVRGAEISIVFQDPSTALNPVFTIEQQLVETILVHKQVTPEAARLLALEGLRQVEIPDPEQRIKDYAHQLSGGMRQRILIAMALSCEPSCLILDEPTTALDVTVQAQILDLVERIQHFNNTSIILISHDLGIVSEISDEIAVMYAGRIVEHKKTRELLESPQHPYTIGLLNSIPKVGNYKQKMEAIAGFPPNPAQLPKGCAFHPRCERKISQCESQEPQFEGVVACWNPEKAK from the coding sequence ATGAATGAATCTGCACTCCTTAAAGTTAAAAATCTGAAGATCCAGTTTGACAATCCATCTGGAGCACCTATTGAGGTTGTACGCGGGATTGATCTTGAACTTAAGCGCGGGAAGACCCTCGGGATTGTCGGGGAATCAGGCTCAGGTAAAAGCATGACGGTTCTGTCCATTTTGGGTCTGGTACCTGGAACCGGGAGCGTTAGCGGCTCTATCCGGTACCAGGATAGGGAATTGATTGGACTTGATGATAAAGCATTTGAATCTGTGCGTGGGGCGGAAATTTCCATTGTTTTTCAGGACCCATCAACAGCCTTGAATCCGGTGTTCACCATTGAACAACAACTGGTTGAAACCATTCTGGTGCATAAACAGGTAACACCTGAGGCTGCCCGTTTATTGGCATTGGAAGGTCTTCGTCAGGTTGAAATTCCCGATCCGGAGCAGCGTATTAAGGACTATGCGCACCAATTGTCAGGTGGTATGCGGCAGCGTATTCTGATTGCCATGGCTTTATCGTGTGAGCCGTCTTGTTTGATCCTGGACGAACCCACAACTGCCCTGGATGTTACGGTTCAGGCTCAGATTCTTGATTTGGTAGAGCGCATACAACACTTTAACAATACATCAATAATATTGATATCACACGACTTAGGAATCGTTTCTGAAATTTCAGACGAGATAGCGGTGATGTATGCCGGGCGTATTGTAGAGCATAAAAAAACCCGTGAACTATTGGAATCACCCCAGCATCCTTATACCATTGGTCTGTTGAATTCCATACCCAAAGTAGGAAACTATAAGCAAAAAATGGAAGCCATCGCCGGGTTTCCACCCAATCCGGCCCAATTACCTAAAGGTTGTGCTTTTCATCCCCGGTGCGAACGAAAAATCAGTCAGTGTGAATCTCAAGAACCTCAATTTGAGGGTGTTGTGGCATGCTGGAACCCGGAGAAAGCCAAATGA